In a single window of the Limnohabitans sp. 2KL-27 genome:
- a CDS encoding nuclease-related domain-containing protein has product MINYSFILGSLAIGCLLGYGFARYRSHSFQNLGESLVSHAIQAKFGSSDYHLLNHITLKLRDGTTQVDHILISRFGVFVIETKDYKGWIFANSQHAQWTQVLFKAKFKFQNPLVQNRLHLKAVEELLDFLPSDAFHPLVVFAGEAEFKTVKPTGVFSVAEMLDHLRSYSEEVMTINRLQFCVGRLETARLAITDQTDLDHVGYLRRRYGIDD; this is encoded by the coding sequence GTGATCAACTACTCATTCATTCTTGGTTCGCTGGCAATTGGATGTTTGCTTGGATATGGGTTTGCCCGTTACCGATCGCATTCATTTCAGAATCTTGGGGAGTCACTTGTTTCTCATGCAATACAAGCGAAATTCGGATCGTCAGATTACCACCTGTTGAATCACATCACGCTCAAATTGAGGGATGGGACTACGCAGGTTGATCACATCTTGATTTCGCGGTTTGGTGTCTTTGTGATTGAGACAAAGGATTACAAAGGATGGATCTTTGCAAATTCTCAACACGCACAGTGGACACAAGTGCTCTTCAAAGCAAAGTTTAAATTTCAAAATCCTCTTGTTCAGAACAGGCTTCATTTGAAGGCTGTGGAAGAGCTTCTCGATTTTTTACCCTCAGATGCGTTTCACCCTTTGGTGGTCTTCGCTGGCGAGGCCGAGTTTAAGACGGTCAAACCAACTGGCGTGTTCAGTGTCGCGGAAATGCTTGATCACCTTCGCAGCTACAGTGAAGAAGTTATGACGATCAATCGCCTGCAGTTTTGTGTTGGCCGACTTGAAACGGCGCGTCTTGCAATCACCGATCAGACTGATTTAGATCATGTCGGCTATTTGCGTAGACGTTACGGAATTGACGACTGA